The Myroides phaeus DNA segment CTTTATTTTTTCCGAAAGTAAAAATCTCTTCACCATCTTCATTTAACGCAATAAATCCAGCAAAATCAACACTTCTTTTTCTTGTTGTAAATTCAGACAATGCTTTCATATCATTCTCCAAATCCTCATAACGATCTAATTGTGCTTTTAAAATCTCATAAGTAGCATTTGTATCTGCTGCTGCTGAGTGTGCATTTTCAAGAATTTCGTTACAATAAAAGCGATAAGCAGCACTTAAAGTACGCTCCTCTTTCTTATGAAAGATAGTCTGAACATCAACTGACACTCTATTTCCCATTTCAAAATCAACTCCAGCACGCAACAATTCTTCTGCTAATAAAGGAATATCAAATCGATCAGAATTAAACCCAGCTAAATCAGCATCCTTAATCATATTGTAAACTTGTGAAGCCAACTCTTTAAATGTTGGTTCATTTGCTACTTTCTCATCTGTAATCCCGTGTATCTTTGAAGACTGTTCTGGTATAGGCATTCCCGGATTAACCAACCAAGTTCTACTTTCTTTGTTTCCGTTTGGATATACCTTTAAAATTGCAATCTCTACAATTCTGTCCTTCGCTACATCAATACCTGTTGTTTCTAAATCGAAAAAACAAATTGGTCTATGTAATTTTAATTCCATTATTCAGATTTTGTTTACTA contains these protein-coding regions:
- a CDS encoding 3'-5' exonuclease, with the translated sequence MELKLHRPICFFDLETTGIDVAKDRIVEIAILKVYPNGNKESRTWLVNPGMPIPEQSSKIHGITDEKVANEPTFKELASQVYNMIKDADLAGFNSDRFDIPLLAEELLRAGVDFEMGNRVSVDVQTIFHKKEERTLSAAYRFYCNEILENAHSAAADTNATYEILKAQLDRYEDLENDMKALSEFTTRKRSVDFAGFIALNEDGEEIFTFGKNKGVLVSEVLEKEPGYYGWIQNADFPLYTKKVLTGIKLRKLNNKF